AGATTTTGCTGATAAGTATAGGACACCAGGCATACAATTGACGCCTGATGCTCAAGATTTATTGTCCAATTACTCCTGGCCGGGTAATGTTCGCCAGTTGAAAAATATTGCCGAGCAAATCGCTGTACTGGAAAAGGAACGTGTTGTTACTGCTCAAATATTGAGCAACTACATCCCTATCGAATCGCATACCACATTGCCGATGCCGGTAAAGGATGCGAATAAAGAGAATTTTTCCGAAAGAGACCTGTTGTATAAGGTGCTTTTTGATATGAGAAAAGATATGGTCGATTTGAAAAAGCTCGTGGTTGAATTGATTCAGAATGGTTTCAATCCGGGGACTATTGAACAGAACTCGCCATATATCAATCAATTATATCAAGAAGTTCGTCCTGCAACAACGAATATTGTTAATGACGATTATGCGATCGCGCAGCCTCCAACATTAACGATCCACAAGCCGAATCAGCCGAATGGCAACAAGAACGATTATTTAACTTATGATACAGAAGATGTTGAGGAAGTTGAGGAATCATTATCTTTGGTAGACAAGGAGTCTGATTTGATCAAAAAGGCCCTGAGAAAGCATAAAGGTAAGAGGAAGGCAGCGGCTCAGGAGCTAGGGATCTCAGAACGTACCTTGTATAGAAAAATTAAAGATTTAAATCTCGACTAATCTATCAAATTGATGTTTAAGATAAGAGGATTCGCCCTTGGCAGTTTATTAGCCATGTTAATGGTCTGCTTGATTCAAGGTTGTGGTGTAAATTATAGTTTGTCTGGTGGATCAATTCCAGAGAATCTGAAGACTTATTCTGTGGCATTCTTTGAGAATATTTCTCCGGTTGTTAATCCGAATTTAAGTCAGACTTTCACCGAGAAGCTGAAAGAAACGATCCGGACGCAATCTCGCTTAAGTCAGGTGAATCAGGACGGCGATGCCCTTTTTGAGGGTGTCATCACCAACTACGCTATTACAGCGGCTGCAGTTGAGTCTAATACTGATTTTGCCGCATTGAATCGCTTGACAGTTACTGTAAAAGTGACTTATAAAAATACGAAAGACGAAACAGGTGAAAGCGACTTTGAAGAATCTTTTACACAATTCAAAGAGTTTCGCGGTGAATTTACAGCGCAAGAGAACACCCTGTCTGCAGAAATAGTGAAGATGCTAACGGAAGACATCTTTAATAGAGCTTTTAACAACTGGTAATCTACTTATTCAATACAATGGATCAACTTAATATATTTAGAAAAGCATTGGAGAATCCCCTAGAAGTTAGTGAGGCGGATTTTCAGTACTTGCTTTCCAAATATCCTTATGCTCAACCCATCGTTTTTGCAAATGAACGTAGAAAGCAATTGGAACAACAGGCAATTGATAAGCAGAAGACCTTGTTGTATGCCTATAATGCGTTCTGGCTGCGTGATTATCTGCAAAAGCCGGTAAAGGTTATTCCAGAGCTGGAAGTAGATTCCGATGATTATATTAGTTTTGAAGAGGTAGAAGCTCCATCGGCTCTTGCGGAG
The DNA window shown above is from Sphingobacterium hotanense and carries:
- a CDS encoding sigma-54 interaction domain-containing protein; amino-acid sequence: MDHQDIKNRFGIIGNSPLLNRAIDIARQVAPTDISVLIQGESGSGKEVFSHIIHQLSGRKHGPFIAVNCGAIPEGTIDSELFGHEKGSFTGAHEARKGYFEVVDGGTIFLDEVGELPLGTQARLLRVLESGEYIRVGSSKVQKTNVRVVAATNVDVYEAVKKGKFREDLYYRLNTVPLRIPPLRERKEDIYLLFRKFVVDFADKYRTPGIQLTPDAQDLLSNYSWPGNVRQLKNIAEQIAVLEKERVVTAQILSNYIPIESHTTLPMPVKDANKENFSERDLLYKVLFDMRKDMVDLKKLVVELIQNGFNPGTIEQNSPYINQLYQEVRPATTNIVNDDYAIAQPPTLTIHKPNQPNGNKNDYLTYDTEDVEEVEESLSLVDKESDLIKKALRKHKGKRKAAAQELGISERTLYRKIKDLNLD
- a CDS encoding LptE family protein → MFKIRGFALGSLLAMLMVCLIQGCGVNYSLSGGSIPENLKTYSVAFFENISPVVNPNLSQTFTEKLKETIRTQSRLSQVNQDGDALFEGVITNYAITAAAVESNTDFAALNRLTVTVKVTYKNTKDETGESDFEESFTQFKEFRGEFTAQENTLSAEIVKMLTEDIFNRAFNNW